The DNA region ACAAGAAGAatttcaaatcaataacctaacctTCAAtctaaagaaactagaaaaagtaaaaatgcaagCTAAACACAAAGcaatgagaaagaaggaaataatagcaTTAAGGGTGGAAATTAATGAATagacagtagaaaaaaaaaaataaagaaaaccaataaaaccaaaagtttaaCAAAATTGCCACACTTTTAGCTAGATGAAACaagatgaaatgagagaaaatgtaaattactaaAACAGGAATGAAAAAAGCAGCATTGTTACTGACtttagtgaaattaaaaaaaaaaaattaagagggaATACTATGAACTATTGCGCTCTtgcaaattagataacctagattaaaaggataaatttttagacaaacacaaactaccaaaactgactcaagaataaataaaaaatctggaAAGGCCTACAACAAGTAAAGAGACTGAAACAGGAATTAGGAAAACTACCCACAGTGAAAAGTTTGGACCCTACTTCACTTCACTTGCTTCACTGATACActctatcaaacatttaattaATACCAGTTTTTAACAAACTCTTGCAAAaagtagaaaaggaaggaaaactttGAACTTATTCTAtgtattaccttgataccaaaaccagacaactatcacaagagaaaaaaactatACATTAACATCTctaataaatacacacataaaaatcctcaagaaaatactaacaaaccaaacGCAGACCCATCTTTAATGACTTACACTCCATTGCCTAGTGGTTACTACACTAGGAATGCAAGGTTGATATAACAtccaaaaatcaatcaatataacaCATCATAtcaataaaggacaaaaactacatgagcattttcatagaattagaaaagcatttgacaaatctATCATCCTTACATGATAAAAGCTTTCAAGAAGTAAGAATAGAACTCCTGAACCAGATGAAAAGCATCTACCAAATAGCAGAGAACTTCCTAAACTTGATTatccacagctaatatcacactTAAGCAGGAAAGACTACATGCTTTCCATCTTAGatcagaaataagacaaggatgtctgctctcaccTTTGTATTCAGCATTGTCCTATAGATTCTAGCCAGGACAATTAGGCAAGGAAAGCAAGTAAGTATTCAGATTGGAAAGAGGTAAAATCATGACTACTCACAGATGGCCTGCTCTTGTATATAGAGAATCTTGAGAActtcaaacaaaaattagaacTAATAATTCCAACAAGATTGCAGAATTCAAAGTCAATATCCAAAATCAATTGGATGTCTATACATtagtaatgaaaaatataaaaatgaaatgaagaaaatacttttatttataatagcacaaaaaacaattaaatacttataaataaatttaacaaaagttcAACAATTGTACACTGAAGACTACgaaattttgttgaaaaaattatagaaaatctaaataaatgaaaagaactggaagacaatattgttaagatggcaatactctcCAATGTGGtacacagattcaatgcagtgtctaccaaaaaaatcaattacttttttctaaaaaaaattgacaagctgatcctaaaatatatatgagaatGTAATGGCTCTAGAATAGCCAAAGTACAAAAAGAATATCAAAGTTGGAAGATTCATACTTCCTGATAACCAGATTTATTACAGAACTATAATAATATAGTGTGTACTAACATAAGAACAGACAAATGAATAGAATTGAGCATCCAGAAATATATCTTACATTTGTGATCATTTGATTTTAGATTtgaattccaaaaatatttaatggggAAATAAGAGTCTTTTGAAAATAGTCTTTTCACAATGACCTTTTCAACCCAATTATGTGTTGAAAAGAAGAGTCTTTTCAATGTTCTTCAGGCAACAAATTTATTTGGACCCTCTACTTCACACAGTAGGCAAAAATGAACCTAAAGTAGATTTAAGCCTAAGTGTAAAAGccaaaattacaaaacttttaGAAGAGAGAACATAGGGGAAACTTCTCATAAAGTTTTGTTAGGTAACTATTGCTTAGACATAACAccaaaaacatttagaaaactgaactttatcaaaattttaaaattagtgtatTAAAGGAcgcataaagaaatgaaaaaaacaatgcACACAGTAGAAGAATATGcttacaaattatatatttgatacaCACTTTTACTCAGAATATATTAAGATTTATTACAACTCAACAATGAAAGAACAAgctaaaaaacaggcaaaaggcTGGAGTACATATTTCTcccaaaaagaaagacaaaagactgACGAGTACATaaaacaatgctcaacatcattattcattaggtaaatgtaaatcaaaacctcaatgagatactacctcacacctaacagaataataaaacttaaaaaaataagacaatatcggctgggcatggtggctcatacctgtaatcccagcactttggtaggccaaggtgggtggatcacctgaggctagaacttgagaccagccttgccaacatggtgaaaaccccagtctctactaaaactccaaaaattagccaggcgtggtggttggcctgtagtcccacctactttggaggctgaggcaagagaatcgcatgaagccgggaggtggaggttgcagtgagccaagattgtgccactgcactccacccagcctgggcaacaagagcaacactccatctccaaaaaaaaaaaaaaaaaaggaaacaatgaaaatatccACTGtagataaaaacatgaaaaaaatggaaattctcataaatttctagttttaaaatgaagcagtcattttgcaaaactgtttGGCCAGTCCTCAAAATATTACACATAAAGTTACCATACACTGCAGCAATTTGactcctaagtatatacccaagtGGAATACAAATATCTGTCTTTATAATCACTGACACATCAATGTTCATGTTTGCATTGTTgataatagtcaaaaagtagaaataatctaaatgtccatcaactgatgaatcaATACATATAGATGTGATATAGCCAtaagatatttcattattgttatagctcataaaaatgaattaaatattgatacatgctacaaaatGAACTAACTTCAGAATaatataataaaggaaaaaagaaagccacaaaagactacatatttaatcattccatttatataaagtctccagaacaggcaaatccaaagagacagaaggtagattaCTGGTTACCAGAAAACCGGGAGTAGGGAGGAATGGGAGTGACTGCTCTTGGGTGTGGGGTTccttttggggatgatgaaaatattatacaattggatagtgatgatggttgcacaactccataaatattctaaaaacctctgaattgtacactttatatGGTCAATTTCATGCtatgtgaattatatatcaataagcttttcattacaaaagaaaaatggaaatagctTTAAAGGagataataatttgtatttcatcCAAAGCACAGGTCTTAACTTCTTTGTCCAAAATTCtggcagaaaataacaaataataaaaaataagtataatcttcacaggaatttttaaaggtttattctACCTCACTTTATTGTTCTGTTACAATGCCTTCATCAAAATGCAGGAATTCATAAAGCTTGCCTGATTGAGGGCAGTTGAATAAAATTCACAGTTCAAAGTATGACAGGAGCACAAACTGTTAAAATAACATTCAGATTTATCAGATTATCTCTTCAATTTAACtgttatagaaataaatttattttcacacaaaacaaaatttattctcATTATCATTCTATTGctaaaggaaaaggaataaacaatCTGACAAGCTGAAAAATCAGCAAAGCAACTGAAATTAAGGATAACATGTTCTAAATGTCTATTgtaataaacaaagcaaaaaaattgAATATGACTGTATTAGAGTGTCTCTTCCCTTTCATGGTAAATTATATGGAGTATGTTTTCAGatttcaattacatttttaaagctttaaggAAAGAGTTCTTCTTTGTTGTTCTGAAATACCATTAAAATAGATTACTTATGTTAATTGATGCATATTAAACAGtgacaaccattttttttttcctactaaagTGTATATCTTTGTACATTAAAAACAAGGATACATAAACTAGAAGTTAGAGACCAGAGGCCCAACTTGGGACCTGACAGGATGGCTGGGCTGCCCCGCAGGATCATCAAGGAAACCCAGCGTTTGCTGGCAGAACCAGTTCCTGGCATCAAAGCAGAAGCATATGAGAACAACACCCATTATTTTCATGTGGTCATTGCCGGCCCCCGGGATTCCCCCTTTGAGGGAAGGACCTTCAAACTTGAACTATTTCTTCCAGAAGAATACCCAATGGCAGCCCCTAAAGTGCACCTCATGACCAAAATTTATCATCCTAATGTAGACAAGTTGGGGAGAATATGTTTAGATATTTTGAAAGGTttcctaagaatgatggtttctatcacaagaacagaaaaccaaacaccgcatgttctcactcataggagggaactgaacaatgagatcacttggactcgggaaggggaacatcacacactggggcctatcatggggaggggggaggggggagggattgcattggggagttatacctgatataaatgatgaattgatgggtgctgacgagttgatgggtgcagcacaccaacatggcacaagtatacatatgtaacaaacctgcacgttatgcacatgcaccctagaacttaaactataataaataaataataataataataataataattaatctGCTGACATTATGaataattgtgagaaataaaacaatctggaggacaaaaaaaaaaaaaaaaaaaaaagaaaggtaagtgttccccagccctgcagaTCCACACAGTTCGGCTATCGATCCAGGCCTTGTTAAATGCTCCCAATCCAGATGATCCATTAGCAAATTATATAGAGGAGCAGTGGAAGACCAATGAAGCCCAAGCCATAGAAACTGCTAGAGCAGAGACTAGGCTATCTGccattaataatatttaaattgatCCGATCATCAAGCATGCATCACTTCTCTTGTTCTGCCAAGacttctttcttttggtttgcATTTAATGGGCACAGTCTTAGAAACATTACAGAATAAAAGCCCAGACTTCTTCAGTCATTTGGTGATTAAATGCACATTAGCAAATCTATGTCTTGTCCTGATTCACTGTTGTAAAGTGTGAGCTGCGGCCAGAAGTGTCATCTGGACTGTCGGGAAACGTTTAAAAGGAGTGGCCCCTCTCTGCTTTTATTCATTTCCCCAATCCTGCTTTAAGTGTAAAGCACTGTGAATTAAGGTAGTTGTCAGGTTAGCTGCAGGGGCATgggtgtttttcattttattttgttttattttttgagggggggggtagttttattttaatttatgaacTCCTTTCCCACTTTTTTTGGTGATCTAATTACATTGGTTAAAAACAGCTAACCAGTTCTTTAGAATATGTTCCCTAGCCAGGTCTAACTTTATTTAGATGGTGAAGATGGACAAACTTGATTGTTTGAACCAGAATGGGAAAGTTAAACAAACATCACAGCTCTCAATAATAACACTGTGACTTTCCTGTTAAGTATAGATTCCCCCCTTCAAAAAAAGCTTGTGACCATTTTGTATGGCTTGTCTGGAAACTTCTGTAAATCTTATGtttgagtaaaatattttttgttattctaaaaaataagtgaaaataaaaataaactaaaaaactaAATTCCACCAGAATAATATAGATCTTAGACTGATTCCTTCTGGTGTTGAATATTGAAGGGAATTACATAAAATCTTGAACATAAAACACTTAATGAAATGAATTTctatactcattttctttttttttttttgagatgggagtctcgctctgtcgcccaggctggagtgcagtggcgtgatctcggctcactgcaagctccgcctcctgggttaatgccattctcctgcctcagcctcccaagtagctgggacttcaggcgcccgccactatgaccggctaatttttttgtatttttagtagacacagggtttcaccatgttagccaggatggtctcgatttcctgaccttgtgatccgcccgtcttggcctcccaaagtgctgggattacaggcgtgagccactgcgcctggctctatactcattttcataaaaataaaatataaacatcaacTTCATCCAGTTTTTAATGTATAGTCtctcaaaaatgtatttctcaaaaatTTTGGCTTATAATGGGTACATGTTATAAATCAATGTATATGCAGTATATTTCTTCAcattgtatattattattattgataatttaTGATATTTCTCAGCAGTAAAGTTctaggataaaagaaaaacttcttgaGTAGTAACTACAAATTATAATAATCTTTATTCATCTGaatatatatcaatttttaaaaaacatctttctAATTTATCTCAAAGTATGGTTAATTTGAATTCTATCAAATCACTGGCATTTCAGTAATCGCGTGTTTAGTTTCctgtatttttaagataaatacaCAATTAGTGCTATCGAATTAATTAACATTAATTTTGGGCTTAACTGTTTCCAACTAAACAGTTCGGAAACATCTTTTTGGTAATATCTTTTCACCCTCCCAGCAACCTTTCTGACGCTGGTAACgtgattatatttctttttctgaacatGGAAGTAGAGGCTGAAGCAAGGTCCTTTTTCCTTGACTCGGCTTCCCTGCTTTCAAGCATCAGGGTCTATGCCTGAGGATTCTACTCGGGCTCTGGAACTGCCAAGTGTTGCTTTCATACGCGACAAGGACTTATTTAAGAACTATAACTTCCATATTAGAACTCTTTATTAGAATATCATACAGCAGATAATTCAGGCGGCTCTTTTGGTTAAAGGTGACTGGAAAAGTATCATAGTCACAGCACTTGACAACATCCTTGCTCTTTTAGATGAGCTTTGTGATCTGTTACGTTGCAACTATCTCTAGACCTGTTTATATGAGAGGGCAGCAGAGCTTAAAGGTGATGTGAGGTATTGAAAACTTATTGGTGTACCACAAAACTACTGCAAGTTTGCAAGGTTCCAGATTAATATTCTAccattatttgtttgttgttgttgttgttgttgttgttgttgttgtttgttttgagatggggtctcgcagTGTTgccggagctggagtgcaatggcgcaatattggctcactgcaacctccgcctcacaggttcatgcaattctcttccctcagcctcctgagtagcagggattacaagcacacaccaccacagtcggctaatttttttgtatttttagtggacacggggttttactatgttggtcagactaattttgaactcctgatctcgtcatccgcctgccttggcctcccaaagctctgggatcacaagcgtgagccactgtgtcccgccaatattctacttttata from Piliocolobus tephrosceles isolate RC106 chromosome 3, ASM277652v3, whole genome shotgun sequence includes:
- the LOC111553911 gene encoding ubiquitin-conjugating enzyme E2 N-like — protein: MAGLPRRIIKETQRLLAEPVPGIKAEAYENNTHYFHVVIAGPRDSPFEGRTFKLELFLPEEYPMAAPKVHLMTKIYHPNVDKLGRICLDILKGKCSPALQIHTVRLSIQALLNAPNPDDPLANYIEEQWKTNEAQAIETARAETRLSAINNI